One window of the Triticum dicoccoides isolate Atlit2015 ecotype Zavitan chromosome 3B, WEW_v2.0, whole genome shotgun sequence genome contains the following:
- the LOC119278968 gene encoding vacuolar-processing enzyme-like, with protein sequence MAAMSSFRLLPLALLLVVAHARLQPTIRLPSDDGSVGTRWAVLVAGSNGYQNYRHQADICHAYQILKKGGLKDENIIVFMYDDIAHNLENPRPGVIINHPQGGDVYAGVPKDYTGKEVNVKNLFAVLLGNKTAVSGGSGKVVDSGPNDHIFVFYSDHGGPGVIGMPTYPYVYGDDLVDVLKKKHAAGTYKSLVFYLEACEAGSVFEGLLPNDIGVYATTASNTEESSWGTYCPGEYPSPPSEYDTCLGDLYSISWMEDSDVHNLRTESLKQQYDLVKKRTAAQDSYSYGSHVMQYGSLDLNDQHLFLYIGSNPANDNTTFVEDNSLPSLSTAVNQRDADLVYFWHKYQKLAEGSPEKNDARKQLLEMMGHRSHIDNSVELIGNLLFGFADGPMVLKTVRPAGEPLADNWSCLKSTVRAFESQCGSLAQYGMKHMRSFANICNAGILPEAMVKVAAQACTSIPTNPWSSTHRGFSA encoded by the exons ATGGCGGCCATGTCGTCCTTCCGCCTCCTTCCCCTCGCGCTCCTGCTCGTCGTGGCGCACGCGCGGCTGCAGCCCACCATCCGGCTGCCGTCGGACGACGGCTCCGTCGGGACCAGGtgggccgtcctcgtcgccggctcCAACGGCTACCAGAACTACCGCCACCAG GCGGATATTTGCCATGCCTACCAAATATTGAAGAAGGGTGGTCTCAAGGATGAGAACATCATCGTCTTCATGTACGATGACATTGCGCACAACCTGGAGAACCCGAGGCCGGGCGTCATCATCAACCACCCCCAGGGTGGAGATGTCTATGCTGGGGTCCCTAAG GACTACACTGGGAAGGAGGTTAATGTCAAGAACTTGTTTGCTGTCCTGCTCGGTAATAAAACCGCTGTGAGTGGTGGGAGTGGCAAAGTCGTGGACAGTGGCCCTAATGATCACATTTTTGTGTTTTACAGTGACCATGGGGGTCCTGGGGTCATTG GGATGCCTACCTACCCATACGTTTACGGTGACGATCTTGTAGATGTCCTGAAGAAAAAGCATGCTGCTGGAACCTACAAAAGCCTG GTATTTTACCTtgaagcctgtgaagctgggagcgTATTTGAGGGGCTTCTGCCAAATGACATCGGTGTCTATGCGACCACCGCGTCGAACACGGAGGAGAGCAGTTGGGGAACGTATTGCCCCGGCGAGTACCCTAGCCCTCCGTCGGAATATGACACCTGCTTGGGCGACCTTTACAGCATTTCTTGGATGGAAGACAG TGATGTACACAACCTGAGAACTGAATCTCTCAAGCAGCAGTATGACCTG GTCAAGAAGAGAACGGCAGCTCAGGACTCATACAGTTATGGTTCCCATGTGATGCAATACGGTTCTTTGGACCTGAATGATCAACATCTCTTCTTATACATCGGGTCAAATCCTGCTAACGACAACACTACATTTGTTGAAGATAACTCACTGCCGTCCTTGTCAACAGCTGTTAATCAGAGGGATGCTGATCTTGTTTATTTCTGGCACAAG TACCAGAAATTGGCTGAGGGCTCCCCTGAGAAAAACGATGCTCGAAAGCAATTGCTCGAGATGATGGGTCATAGATCTCATATTGACAACAGCGTCGAGCTGATTGGAAACCTTCTGTTTGGTTTTGCGGATGGTCCAATGGTTCTAAAGACTGTTCGCCCAGCTGGCGAGCCTCTTGCTGATAACTGGAGTTGTCTCAAGTCTACG GTGCGTGCTTTTGAATCACAATGTGGCTCACTGGCGCAGTATGGAATGAAGCACATGCGGTCCTTTGCAAACATCTGCAATGCCGGCATTCTTCCTGAAGCGATGGTGAAGGTGGCCGCTCAGGCGTGCACCAGCATCCCAACCAACCCATGGAGTTCCACACACAGAGGTTTTAGTGCTTAA